A window of the bacterium genome harbors these coding sequences:
- a CDS encoding glycosyltransferase, with product MNIITHLVIISAFVTGTVYTLALLLVIHALRKVHSGGSCGSVSVSVIIAAHNERSSIGNCLAALAMQDYPPDLWEVLVADDRSDDGTSEVIRRFQSVMKNLACITIESVPTGISPKKHALAEAIARAHGKIILQTDADCIPPPAWISGMSGRFEPGVDMVAGIAPYLPGRGILNSFVRHEYLWNAGLSAASAALGHATHASGRNLAFRRDVFEKLEGYGSKKSVLSGDDTLLLQRFRAHNPSSVVTMPARGTHVYTGAPGSFRPFIRQRIRHMSTGKYFDHMHIVLGIAVYGFHAILLVSLMLSCFYGVL from the coding sequence ATGAATATAATAACACACTTGGTTATTATCAGTGCCTTTGTGACAGGAACGGTGTACACCCTTGCTCTTCTGCTTGTCATTCATGCTCTCCGAAAAGTACATTCCGGCGGTTCCTGCGGTTCGGTATCGGTTTCCGTGATCATAGCGGCGCATAATGAGCGAAGCAGTATCGGAAATTGCCTTGCCGCTCTTGCCATGCAGGATTATCCTCCGGACCTTTGGGAGGTGCTTGTTGCCGATGACCGTTCCGATGACGGGACGTCCGAGGTTATACGACGTTTTCAGTCAGTCATGAAAAATCTTGCCTGTATTACCATTGAATCCGTGCCGACAGGGATTTCACCGAAAAAACATGCCCTTGCTGAAGCAATCGCACGTGCGCATGGGAAGATAATCCTCCAGACCGATGCCGACTGTATTCCGCCTCCCGCATGGATTTCCGGCATGTCAGGCAGGTTCGAGCCGGGAGTGGATATGGTTGCCGGCATTGCGCCGTATTTGCCCGGGCGGGGGATTCTCAACTCGTTCGTGAGACACGAATACCTCTGGAATGCCGGGCTTTCAGCCGCAAGCGCAGCTCTCGGTCATGCTACCCATGCAAGCGGAAGAAATCTTGCATTCAGGCGGGATGTATTTGAAAAACTGGAAGGTTATGGCTCGAAAAAAAGCGTTCTCTCGGGCGATGACACGCTCCTGCTCCAGCGGTTCAGGGCGCATAATCCCTCATCCGTTGTCACCATGCCTGCCCGCGGAACCCATGTATATACCGGGGCGCCGGGATCATTCCGCCCGTTCATCCGTCAGCGAATCCGTCACATGTCAACCGGGAAATATTTCGATCACATGCATATCGTGCTCGGCATCGCTGTTTATGGCTTTCATGCCATCCTTCTCGTATCACTCATGTTGTCGTGCTTTTACGGTGTGCTGTT